A genomic region of Pseudomonas frederiksbergensis contains the following coding sequences:
- a CDS encoding acyl-CoA dehydrogenase family protein, translated as MKIPSKEQLCLIGNAIAERAMANDRDATLDSEAWRALAGLNIWRIPVNAEYGGFGGNWRECIECIDAVAKTCQDAGFLITMLGHVGSIKLLADHGSAAQKDKWLPRLLAGEIAVTAMTEKSGGSDLSKMKVTASKTLKGLSLNGTKTHITNAPVAAMGMIAGRFAGLNPKKDITLFFVDFDEEGLAIGETENNLGIRTSPTADIDFKEVLIGDINIIGEPGDGMSILYQIISFERALYGIIAAGLTDGMLSLTLGRAMSRQAFGKNLADYQYIQRRITDMKMSSVVCRSLTYQALSLLEDNSPDASIACSVTKYHAGELFFRAAEDMVQIYGHVGFMNNLISKYLRDAAGLRIAGGTSDIQRVNIFNQLARQYAQR; from the coding sequence GTGAAAATACCTTCAAAAGAACAGCTATGCCTTATCGGAAATGCAATCGCAGAACGCGCCATGGCTAATGATAGGGACGCTACGCTAGATAGTGAAGCTTGGCGGGCGCTCGCAGGTTTAAACATCTGGCGTATACCGGTAAACGCCGAATATGGTGGCTTTGGCGGAAACTGGAGGGAATGCATCGAATGCATAGATGCCGTAGCGAAAACATGCCAAGACGCTGGTTTTTTGATAACCATGCTGGGACACGTTGGCTCAATAAAATTACTGGCTGACCACGGATCTGCTGCACAAAAGGATAAATGGCTTCCTCGTTTATTGGCCGGTGAAATCGCAGTGACAGCAATGACTGAAAAGTCAGGTGGGTCCGACCTTTCGAAGATGAAAGTAACCGCCAGCAAGACTTTAAAAGGGCTCAGTTTGAATGGTACTAAGACTCATATTACCAACGCGCCAGTTGCCGCTATGGGAATGATTGCTGGGCGTTTCGCTGGGTTAAATCCTAAAAAGGACATAACACTATTTTTTGTTGATTTTGATGAGGAAGGATTGGCGATAGGCGAAACAGAGAATAACTTAGGTATTCGGACAAGTCCAACTGCCGATATCGATTTTAAAGAAGTACTAATTGGCGATATAAATATTATTGGAGAGCCTGGCGATGGAATGTCTATACTTTATCAGATCATTTCATTTGAACGTGCGCTGTATGGCATTATTGCCGCCGGACTAACCGATGGAATGCTTTCGCTTACTCTGGGGCGCGCAATGTCGAGGCAAGCGTTTGGCAAGAATTTGGCAGATTATCAATATATACAGCGGCGCATCACGGACATGAAGATGTCCTCGGTAGTTTGCCGAAGCCTGACCTATCAAGCGCTATCTTTACTTGAGGATAACTCTCCAGACGCTTCTATCGCATGCTCAGTGACAAAGTATCACGCTGGAGAATTGTTTTTTCGGGCCGCTGAAGATATGGTTCAGATATATGGGCATGTAGGATTTATGAATAATTTGATAAGTAAGTACCTCCGTGATGCGGCTGGGTTGCGTATAGCAGGAGGTACGAGCGATATTCAGAGGGTAAATATATTCAACCAACTTGCTAGGCAGTACGCGCAACGCTAA
- a CDS encoding aminotransferase family protein: MSMLYPHHLLKMKEASEAKGSTIWTTDGHKILDGCSGAIACSIGHGNEYVASEMAKQTAALSFSYRTQFRNSPCEKLAARLTMRLGYASAFFVNSGSEAVEAAVRTAQQYWQAKGESAKLLILSRKLSYHGSTGASLALSGHWTRRRSVIGLPTRPTLPTPYCYRSAFPESPQDYGYRCAKALETEIGELGASNVAAFLLEPITGASGAAIVPPPGYLEEVAAICNRNDVLLIVDEVLTGLGRAGYWLAQELGNVKADIVCVGKGLNAGYWPISGILLNAEITSVISDVPGGYNYGHTHSGHPVGAAVANAVLDLLEGECLVERTLQSGKIIRDQLTDLTKDNPFIGEVRGSGHFWGLELVRDRDTRETFTPTVNASGRFVNDALEKGLLLYPSAGFAAQHHGDAIIFAPPLNISPSDFAQMIEILSKTIKDYRPENNDTPR; encoded by the coding sequence ATGTCTATGCTCTACCCTCACCATTTATTGAAAATGAAAGAAGCGTCGGAAGCGAAAGGCAGCACTATCTGGACGACTGATGGGCACAAAATCCTGGACGGCTGCTCTGGTGCAATCGCATGCTCAATCGGCCATGGGAATGAGTATGTTGCATCCGAAATGGCCAAACAAACCGCTGCACTGAGCTTCTCCTACCGGACACAATTCAGAAATTCGCCCTGTGAAAAATTGGCGGCTAGGCTGACTATGCGACTTGGATATGCATCCGCGTTTTTTGTTAATAGCGGTTCGGAAGCAGTGGAGGCCGCTGTTCGTACAGCACAACAGTATTGGCAAGCTAAAGGGGAGTCCGCAAAACTCCTAATCTTAAGCCGGAAATTGAGTTATCACGGTAGTACTGGTGCGTCACTCGCGCTTTCTGGCCATTGGACCAGAAGGAGGTCGGTCATTGGGTTGCCCACGCGCCCGACGCTGCCAACGCCTTACTGCTACCGTTCTGCGTTTCCAGAGTCGCCACAGGACTACGGTTACCGCTGTGCGAAAGCACTTGAGACTGAGATAGGAGAACTAGGCGCCTCAAATGTTGCTGCTTTCCTCTTGGAGCCCATCACTGGCGCATCGGGTGCCGCCATAGTCCCTCCGCCCGGGTATCTGGAAGAAGTGGCAGCCATATGTAATAGAAACGATGTATTGCTGATAGTTGATGAGGTGCTGACGGGCTTAGGTCGGGCCGGGTATTGGCTGGCTCAGGAATTAGGAAATGTCAAAGCTGATATTGTTTGCGTCGGCAAAGGCCTCAATGCCGGCTACTGGCCTATTTCAGGAATTTTACTGAACGCAGAGATTACCTCGGTAATCTCTGATGTGCCTGGGGGCTATAACTATGGTCATACTCATTCGGGCCACCCAGTAGGCGCGGCTGTGGCCAATGCGGTTCTAGATCTATTAGAAGGCGAATGTCTAGTTGAGCGGACACTTCAAAGCGGAAAGATAATTCGAGACCAACTTACCGACCTGACTAAAGACAATCCTTTCATAGGTGAGGTGCGAGGCTCAGGCCATTTTTGGGGCTTGGAGTTGGTAAGGGATAGAGACACTCGAGAAACATTTACGCCGACCGTGAACGCTAGTGGTCGCTTCGTAAATGATGCCCTAGAAAAGGGTTTACTGCTTTACCCCTCAGCCGGATTCGCAGCACAACATCATGGTGACGCTATTATTTTTGCACCACCTCTGAATATATCCCCTAGCGACTTTGCACAGATGATTGAAATACTTTCAAAAACAATAAAAGACTATAGGCCGGAAAACAATGACACTCCAAGATAA
- a CDS encoding thioesterase family protein, translating to MTLQDKIGTCGTIEHIVCAKDLATAWKNNVPVLATPTLLWLAELAAMKAIEGTVPDGAMTVGVSHTMKHLAPTPMEFKVMIEAKVTVITGRLVTFNITAHDGNELVLVGTHERAVIDRDRFLARVEKKAITNKQPI from the coding sequence ATGACACTCCAAGATAAAATAGGAACATGCGGAACCATAGAGCATATTGTTTGCGCAAAGGATCTCGCTACCGCCTGGAAGAATAATGTCCCTGTTTTAGCTACGCCGACTCTACTGTGGCTGGCGGAGCTCGCGGCAATGAAGGCGATAGAAGGTACTGTCCCTGACGGAGCTATGACGGTGGGTGTGTCTCATACTATGAAACACCTCGCGCCAACACCAATGGAATTCAAGGTGATGATCGAGGCAAAAGTAACAGTAATAACAGGGCGGCTGGTTACTTTCAATATAACAGCGCATGACGGCAATGAACTAGTTTTAGTAGGTACTCATGAGCGCGCCGTCATTGACCGTGATCGTTTCTTGGCTAGGGTAGAGAAAAAGGCAATTACGAATAAACAACCTATTTGA
- a CDS encoding peptide ligase PGM1-related protein, with protein sequence MPSKIIICNVDNECMLGDIGSVPRAVFESTAIISFRLLWLAKVGDVVILPRAPSPEFIEYIKKLSGIDFSAVRFVVPEQISNSRASITGEILLSSAVLAQVREALATTDATKWHLLPYYFTPAVGRFGREIAQDFSLTQPPFNSEGGAELLNQKTVFRKIAAGIGVPFAVGIVVNGFDELLSAVELLLGYTGTVIIKQDKSGGGEGNYAITSTEYCQFKGVSKVLQILNFSTAEASRVVINELATKGNEALTVEVYYGTQAVVYSEYHLDENRSVDYLNHGVMRMWPLWSGFEIPGSIPAKAQSDFIHQSTKLAMLANELGYCGHLNIDAIVTDSGEVVFTEINGRTGGCTHVHVVAQHLIGCNYLNTHQISTFNKAFVRSLPDYLDLLTEHALHFSRQTGRGVVVLSSDQRGEIVALELMFVGVDLDDVSKIESIARMLAESIRVPY encoded by the coding sequence ATGCCCAGCAAGATAATAATATGCAATGTCGATAACGAGTGTATGCTGGGCGACATTGGGTCTGTCCCGCGGGCGGTATTCGAATCTACGGCCATTATCTCATTTAGACTGCTTTGGCTTGCTAAAGTAGGTGATGTAGTGATTTTGCCGCGTGCGCCATCTCCTGAGTTTATCGAATACATAAAAAAATTATCCGGCATTGACTTCTCAGCGGTTAGGTTTGTAGTTCCGGAGCAAATTTCAAACTCAAGAGCCTCGATAACTGGGGAGATTCTTTTATCGTCTGCTGTATTGGCACAAGTTAGGGAGGCATTGGCGACTACTGATGCCACTAAGTGGCATTTACTTCCCTATTACTTTACGCCCGCTGTAGGTCGATTTGGGCGTGAAATTGCGCAAGATTTTTCTCTCACACAACCGCCATTCAACTCAGAGGGTGGCGCGGAGCTTTTAAATCAAAAGACAGTGTTTCGTAAAATTGCGGCAGGAATTGGCGTGCCGTTTGCGGTGGGCATAGTTGTGAACGGTTTTGATGAGCTTTTGTCCGCTGTCGAACTCCTTTTGGGTTATACCGGGACGGTTATAATTAAGCAGGATAAAAGTGGTGGTGGTGAGGGTAACTACGCAATTACTTCAACTGAATATTGTCAGTTCAAAGGGGTGAGCAAAGTTCTACAGATTTTAAATTTTAGCACTGCTGAAGCCTCAAGAGTGGTCATCAATGAATTGGCTACAAAAGGTAATGAAGCACTCACTGTTGAGGTCTATTACGGTACACAAGCTGTGGTCTATAGTGAATATCACCTCGACGAGAACCGATCTGTTGATTATCTAAATCATGGTGTCATGAGGATGTGGCCGTTATGGTCAGGCTTTGAGATACCTGGCAGCATACCTGCCAAAGCCCAATCGGACTTTATCCATCAATCTACCAAGCTGGCTATGCTTGCGAATGAGCTTGGGTATTGTGGTCATTTGAATATTGACGCTATTGTGACGGACTCTGGAGAGGTTGTTTTTACTGAAATAAACGGCAGGACTGGCGGGTGTACTCATGTCCATGTTGTGGCTCAGCATCTAATAGGTTGCAATTATCTTAATACGCATCAGATTTCTACGTTTAATAAAGCCTTCGTGCGCTCATTGCCGGATTATCTGGATCTTTTAACCGAGCACGCGTTACATTTTTCAAGGCAAACAGGACGAGGCGTCGTAGTTCTCTCATCTGACCAGCGCGGAGAGATAGTAGCGTTAGAGTTGATGTTCGTTGGAGTCGACTTGGACGATGTCTCAAAAATTGAGAGTATAGCTCGAATGTTGGCTGAGTCTATCAGAGTGCCATATTAA
- a CDS encoding MFS transporter, protein MTASIGRRSGLLYFVLAVQALVNAASFISIPLLALYLLKDLGYSAYVMGAVLTTLLVFTRLSPLFTGALADRWGYKRFVLAGLCVRFIGFALVGVQSEAVIFVGVALIGLGGSLYESGTYGYLAHVNKFRSNVFYLNNQALNLGVIAGPILAFFVPHDGYGMFFIASAFAFLGLAIVSIFVFPNDDQVGRSNLRPSFKDLATDFYKDKIFLLFNIISIPWWFLFSQLYVLLPLAFSKKITSGGNELIIYVINGVVGISLTLLLLRRMSFASPLKLMIVGHSILACAYLIPLINNSASIFLLMVVVFSIGETLIMPAMDSFVAKIAPVGREANYFGIANIPWIVGASAGNMIGGKLFEVVDGMIPWIFMSALAVSGALMSLFFLAWLKTNQAIDVAGRRLA, encoded by the coding sequence ATGACCGCTTCAATCGGTAGGCGTTCGGGGCTTCTATACTTTGTGTTGGCAGTTCAAGCGTTAGTTAATGCAGCTTCATTTATTTCCATCCCGTTGCTTGCGCTTTACCTGCTAAAGGATCTTGGGTATAGCGCATACGTTATGGGAGCTGTTTTAACTACGTTGCTCGTGTTCACACGGTTATCTCCGCTGTTCACCGGCGCTTTAGCGGATCGTTGGGGTTATAAGCGCTTTGTTCTGGCTGGGCTTTGTGTGAGATTTATCGGGTTTGCTTTAGTAGGTGTCCAGTCCGAAGCAGTGATTTTTGTCGGCGTTGCGCTTATCGGTCTCGGCGGAAGTTTATATGAGTCTGGGACTTATGGTTATCTGGCGCATGTCAATAAGTTCCGCTCCAACGTTTTTTATCTAAACAACCAGGCCCTTAATCTAGGTGTCATAGCAGGGCCCATATTAGCGTTTTTTGTACCTCACGACGGATATGGGATGTTCTTTATCGCGAGCGCTTTCGCATTCCTGGGCTTGGCGATAGTCTCTATATTCGTGTTTCCTAATGATGATCAGGTTGGAAGGTCGAATTTGCGGCCGTCGTTCAAAGACTTGGCAACTGACTTTTACAAAGATAAAATTTTCTTGTTGTTTAATATTATCAGCATTCCATGGTGGTTTTTATTTAGTCAGCTATATGTTCTGTTGCCTCTTGCATTTAGTAAGAAAATAACTTCTGGCGGGAATGAGCTTATAATCTACGTCATTAATGGCGTTGTAGGAATTTCATTGACACTGCTTCTGCTTAGAAGGATGAGCTTCGCTTCGCCGCTAAAGCTCATGATTGTAGGTCATTCAATTCTCGCATGCGCTTATTTGATTCCACTAATAAACAATTCGGCAAGCATTTTCCTGTTAATGGTAGTGGTGTTTTCAATTGGGGAGACACTCATTATGCCAGCGATGGATAGTTTCGTTGCAAAGATTGCTCCTGTTGGCCGAGAAGCGAATTATTTTGGTATCGCTAATATTCCGTGGATTGTCGGGGCGTCCGCGGGAAATATGATAGGTGGAAAACTGTTCGAAGTTGTAGATGGAATGATACCTTGGATATTCATGAGTGCGCTGGCTGTTAGTGGTGCCTTGATGTCACTATTCTTTTTGGCATGGTTGAAAACCAATCAGGCAATTGACGTAGCTGGCCGACGATTGGCTTAG
- a CDS encoding DUF6436 domain-containing protein, whose amino-acid sequence MRPHYRTTLLASLLALVCAGVLWAAYDWFQGRYLRAFSSHTAVFSGDPLSLPANLAGPGAIRVVHFWDPACPCNVGNQQHLAELLEHFAPQGVEFYAVQKPGSQGQLPSTLSGLKILDTLPGSEQIPVSPAVAIWDRSGKLAYFGPYSEGLTCNSSNSFIEPILQALSEGRAVNATHTLAVGCYCSWTSHQP is encoded by the coding sequence ATGCGCCCGCACTACCGCACGACACTGCTTGCCAGCCTGCTCGCCCTTGTGTGCGCCGGCGTGCTGTGGGCCGCCTATGACTGGTTTCAGGGACGCTACCTGCGGGCGTTCAGCTCACACACGGCGGTGTTTTCCGGAGATCCGCTTAGCCTTCCCGCCAATCTGGCCGGCCCCGGCGCGATTCGGGTCGTGCATTTCTGGGACCCGGCCTGCCCGTGCAACGTCGGCAATCAACAGCACCTGGCCGAACTGCTTGAGCACTTTGCGCCACAAGGCGTTGAGTTTTACGCGGTCCAGAAGCCCGGCAGTCAGGGTCAGTTACCCAGCACCTTGAGCGGCCTGAAAATCCTCGACACCCTGCCAGGTTCTGAGCAAATCCCCGTAAGCCCGGCGGTCGCGATCTGGGACCGTAGCGGCAAACTGGCGTATTTCGGGCCGTACAGCGAAGGGCTGACCTGCAACTCCAGCAACAGCTTTATCGAACCGATCCTGCAAGCCCTGAGCGAAGGGCGAGCGGTGAATGCCACGCATACCCTCGCGGTGGGCTGCTACTGTTCATGGACTTCGCACCAACCGTAG